A single Methylomonas sp. AM2-LC DNA region contains:
- a CDS encoding 6-hydroxymethylpterin diphosphokinase MptE-like protein — protein sequence MENTRLAEENNFGPLSVNRFGESYFFNINRDSFVKTSAEALFEKKFAKTLFNENALYIVVGTDSGLLPHYIQKNQLPKGSRYIFIEPVSVLAALTANGLLADLDAERIACISLDEWVITIQNFKIRDYFYINAVQSYNAFCAEDDHIQEYAELSWHITEVLSQLHWTNTIELGSEAFISRQLKNVADTLLPAKLLEQAFAKKTVVLLAGGPSLDDAISWVRLNRQRLVIFAVSRISRQLIQAEIAPDFVFSVDPTELSFDVSKEMLNFPNQTTFIFSHHTVSSLVNQWPGRALYLGARFPWKTDLNLANISSVGPTVTNTAINVAHCFGFKRIILAGLDLCFTRDGFTHAKGSDEQLAGPRFNLTSLQVETNDGFMAPTSLDFSQAIANLAVQAKQLSGNGCQLINVSGQAAKIESIEYLPIDALDLEESGVDVAAIVAAKVDALPADTLFYQKTLQELKRARFQINAIAHLSEKARKVNDEMYNAQGIIENYKDKKQLDQIEKKFKREHRHFSRLVKIYGIRRFIKVAKPFVDEEWTAEEAKQMGNVFYDAYLEGTTNLLNLLDDAISRVEARQQESLEHADFNLLIAQCRKDKSYGRVRLWLKKYAHTQIPEAIAVTLAEFEQNFVAILQDKNTQHFANAQNHSSLFILKKRAGLLFKHKKIEDLQALLTGLEKHKQQAEQGVPYRHLINGYLAELKGEPANALNAYQQIVAAADVLLEEALIRIAAISIEQNDSESIQISLQCLSQLNPVYLPMYAEIQRLRGNIMQAIDAYSTYINQFPGDSVTQLKFVMLYVEQNIFDAAEIMLDYILLNKPNLEAALLLKKQILSLKADTKNFVC from the coding sequence ATGGAAAATACACGTTTGGCAGAAGAAAATAATTTTGGGCCACTCAGTGTAAATCGCTTTGGCGAGTCGTATTTTTTCAATATTAATCGGGATAGCTTTGTCAAAACCAGTGCTGAGGCATTGTTTGAAAAGAAGTTTGCAAAAACACTGTTTAATGAAAATGCACTGTATATAGTAGTGGGAACTGATTCTGGTTTATTGCCGCACTATATTCAGAAAAATCAGTTACCAAAAGGTTCTCGGTATATTTTTATAGAACCGGTATCCGTATTAGCAGCGCTAACAGCCAACGGTCTGTTGGCGGATCTGGATGCTGAGCGTATCGCCTGTATTAGTTTAGATGAATGGGTTATTACCATTCAGAACTTTAAAATACGGGATTATTTTTATATCAATGCTGTGCAATCCTATAATGCCTTTTGTGCAGAGGATGATCATATTCAGGAATATGCCGAATTAAGTTGGCATATTACCGAGGTGTTATCGCAACTGCATTGGACTAACACCATTGAATTAGGCTCGGAAGCGTTTATTTCCAGACAGCTTAAAAATGTAGCAGACACCCTTTTGCCAGCTAAATTACTGGAACAAGCCTTCGCTAAAAAAACTGTGGTGTTGCTAGCGGGTGGGCCATCGTTAGATGACGCCATTTCCTGGGTACGCTTAAATAGGCAACGATTGGTTATCTTTGCGGTGTCCAGAATTTCCAGACAATTAATTCAGGCCGAAATTGCGCCAGACTTTGTCTTTTCTGTTGATCCCACCGAATTAAGCTTCGATGTCAGTAAAGAAATGCTTAATTTTCCTAACCAAACTACCTTTATCTTTTCGCACCACACCGTGTCATCATTGGTTAATCAATGGCCGGGGCGGGCCTTATATTTGGGTGCAAGGTTTCCCTGGAAAACCGATTTAAATCTCGCCAATATTAGCTCCGTAGGGCCAACTGTTACGAATACCGCTATCAATGTCGCGCATTGTTTTGGCTTTAAGCGCATTATTTTGGCCGGGCTGGATTTGTGTTTTACCCGAGATGGCTTTACCCATGCTAAAGGTAGTGATGAACAACTGGCCGGACCGCGTTTTAATCTTACCTCTTTGCAAGTGGAAACCAACGACGGATTTATGGCACCCACCAGCTTGGATTTTTCGCAAGCCATAGCCAATCTGGCTGTACAAGCCAAACAACTTAGTGGCAACGGCTGTCAATTAATCAATGTTTCGGGGCAAGCGGCAAAAATAGAGTCTATAGAATACCTGCCAATTGATGCGCTTGACTTGGAAGAAAGTGGCGTTGATGTGGCAGCTATTGTTGCGGCAAAAGTTGATGCTTTACCAGCAGATACTTTATTTTATCAAAAAACCTTGCAAGAACTAAAACGCGCCCGATTTCAGATCAATGCCATTGCCCATTTGTCAGAAAAAGCCAGAAAAGTGAACGACGAAATGTACAACGCACAAGGCATTATCGAAAACTATAAAGACAAAAAGCAGCTCGATCAGATTGAAAAAAAGTTTAAGCGCGAACACAGACATTTTAGTCGTTTGGTAAAAATCTATGGCATAAGACGCTTTATCAAAGTGGCCAAACCCTTTGTTGATGAAGAATGGACTGCCGAAGAAGCCAAACAAATGGGCAATGTTTTTTATGATGCTTATCTGGAAGGCACGACCAACTTGTTAAATTTGCTAGACGATGCAATCAGCCGGGTAGAGGCTAGACAACAAGAAAGTTTAGAGCATGCCGATTTTAATCTACTTATTGCGCAATGCCGCAAAGATAAAAGTTATGGCCGAGTGCGTCTGTGGCTGAAAAAATATGCACACACACAAATTCCAGAAGCGATTGCTGTAACGTTAGCAGAATTTGAACAAAACTTTGTAGCAATTTTGCAGGATAAAAATACCCAGCATTTTGCTAACGCCCAAAATCATAGTAGTTTATTTATACTAAAAAAACGCGCGGGATTATTGTTTAAACATAAAAAGATTGAGGATTTGCAGGCGTTGCTAACAGGTTTGGAAAAACATAAGCAACAAGCTGAGCAGGGGGTTCCTTACCGACACTTAATTAACGGCTATTTGGCAGAATTGAAAGGTGAGCCAGCGAATGCGTTGAATGCTTATCAGCAAATTGTGGCGGCGGCAGATGTTTTATTAGAGGAAGCCTTAATCAGAATTGCTGCTATCAGTATCGAGCAAAATGATAGCGAATCAATACAAATATCTCTGCAGTGTCTGTCGCAGCTAAATCCTGTTTATTTGCCTATGTACGCCGAAATACAACGTCTGAGGGGTAATATCATGCAGGCCATAGATGCTTACAGCACTTATATCAATCAGTTTCCAGGCGATAGCGTCACGCAACTAAAGTTTGTTATGCTCTATGTTGAGCAGAATATTTTTGATGCCGCAGAGATAATGCTGGATTATATACTGCTGAATAAGCCCAATCTGGAAGCTGCATTATTGCTCAAAAAGCAAATTCTTAGTTTAAAAGCAGACACAAAAAATTTCGTATGCTGA
- a CDS encoding arginyltransferase — protein MISIPLWLSVEHECSYLSAQMARSLLVSSDFSLNTQYYSELIAQGFRRSGDQVYRPYCQSCQACIPTRLAVKDFLADRKQIRCAKKNADTQVVIKPPVFDPLHFDLYQRYQTSRHHNVDKDPISCEDYLQFLSSSWCKTWFVEFWINQQLVTVAVVDLLDNALSAVYTFFDPDYATYSPGVFAVLWQIQQAKQLNLDFVYLGFWIKNCQKMSYKNQYQPLWGLIDQQWQIISD, from the coding sequence ATGATCAGCATTCCTTTGTGGTTAAGCGTAGAACATGAATGCAGCTATCTAAGTGCACAAATGGCCCGTTCCCTATTAGTGAGTAGTGATTTTAGTTTAAATACACAATATTATTCAGAGTTAATCGCGCAAGGTTTCAGGCGTAGTGGTGATCAAGTATATCGACCTTATTGCCAAAGTTGCCAAGCTTGCATACCCACCAGACTGGCTGTTAAAGATTTTTTAGCTGATCGCAAACAAATTCGATGTGCCAAAAAAAATGCTGACACACAAGTTGTCATTAAACCGCCCGTATTTGATCCCCTGCATTTTGATTTATACCAACGCTATCAGACCTCTCGGCATCATAATGTAGACAAAGATCCCATTAGTTGTGAAGATTATCTACAATTTTTATCCAGCAGCTGGTGTAAAACCTGGTTTGTTGAGTTTTGGATCAATCAGCAACTAGTAACCGTAGCCGTTGTCGATTTACTGGATAATGCTTTATCCGCAGTTTATACATTTTTCGATCCCGATTACGCTACGTATAGCCCCGGTGTGTTTGCTGTGTTATGGCAAATTCAGCAAGCCAAGCAACTCAATCTTGACTTCGTTTATTTAGGTTTCTGGATAAAAAATTGCCAAAAAATGAGTTACAAAAACCAATATCAGCCCTTATGGGGACTTATCGACCAGCAATGGCAAATTATTTCCGACTAA
- the yeiP gene encoding elongation factor P-like protein YeiP, giving the protein MPKANELKQGTAIEINGEPYIVKKIEVRNPSSRGAATLYKVRYAHMKTKQKLDESYKSDDMLKAADCSRVPVQFSYQDGDTYHFMHSETYEQYSLTNEDIEEQIDYLSEGLEGIVLLLMDDVALGVELPATITLQIVETPPAMKGASATSRTKTAKLTTGLEIQVPEYIESGELVKVNTETGKFMSRA; this is encoded by the coding sequence GTGCCAAAAGCCAACGAACTTAAGCAGGGTACTGCCATTGAAATTAATGGCGAACCTTATATTGTTAAAAAAATCGAAGTTAGAAACCCATCTTCACGCGGTGCAGCCACACTGTATAAAGTCCGCTATGCCCATATGAAAACTAAACAAAAACTGGATGAAAGCTATAAAAGTGATGATATGTTGAAAGCGGCGGATTGCTCCAGAGTACCGGTGCAATTTTCCTATCAAGACGGCGACACCTATCATTTTATGCATAGCGAAACCTATGAGCAATACAGCTTAACCAACGAAGATATTGAAGAGCAAATTGATTATCTGAGTGAGGGATTGGAAGGCATAGTCCTGTTGTTAATGGATGATGTAGCACTGGGCGTGGAATTACCAGCAACCATTACCTTACAAATTGTGGAAACACCGCCTGCTATGAAAGGAGCCAGCGCCACCAGTCGCACCAAAACGGCAAAACTAACGACTGGACTGGAAATTCAGGTACCCGAATATATTGAATCTGGCGAATTAGTCAAAGTAAATACCGAGACAGGTAAATTTATGTCCAGAGCTTAA
- the aat gene encoding leucyl/phenylalanyl-tRNA--protein transferase, protein MSLIELDANNPQQVFPTPAQALAEPNGLLAYGGCLSEIRLINAYQLGIFPWYNPDEPILWWSPNPRLVLFPDRLKLSRSLQKTLRQKPFQIKYDTAFEKVMHGCAAPREGSSGTWINPEILNAYQKLHASGVAHSFEAWQQDELVGGLYGVAIGQVFFGESMFHTKTDASKVVFAHMVEQLTAWGYRLIDCQVTNKHLLSLGAEEIPRSQFQDFLSEWCNATPSASAWQR, encoded by the coding sequence ATGTCACTGATAGAACTAGACGCCAACAACCCACAACAAGTATTTCCAACGCCTGCGCAAGCACTTGCAGAACCGAATGGCTTACTGGCTTATGGCGGCTGCTTATCTGAAATTCGCCTGATCAATGCTTATCAGTTAGGCATTTTTCCCTGGTACAATCCTGACGAACCTATCTTATGGTGGTCTCCCAATCCACGTCTAGTCTTGTTTCCAGACAGATTAAAACTATCACGCAGTTTGCAGAAAACCCTGCGCCAAAAACCTTTTCAAATAAAATATGACACTGCTTTTGAGAAGGTGATGCATGGTTGCGCTGCACCCAGAGAGGGTAGCTCCGGCACCTGGATTAACCCAGAAATACTCAACGCCTACCAAAAACTGCACGCTAGCGGAGTTGCACATAGCTTCGAAGCCTGGCAACAGGATGAATTAGTCGGTGGACTTTATGGCGTAGCTATTGGACAAGTATTTTTCGGCGAATCGATGTTCCATACCAAAACGGATGCCTCAAAAGTGGTGTTTGCGCACATGGTAGAACAATTGACAGCCTGGGGGTATCGCTTAATTGATTGTCAAGTTACCAATAAACATTTATTGAGCCTGGGGGCAGAAGAAATACCCCGCTCTCAATTTCAAGATTTTCTAAGCGAATGGTGTAACGCCACACCCAGTGCCAGCGCATGGCAGCGATAA
- a CDS encoding flagellin, with translation MAMIITTNIASLNSQRYLDQTQNALQTAMQQLSSGLRVNSAADDPSGLAISDGMTSQINGMTVAVQNANDGISMVQTADGAMASLTSTLQTMRDLAVQASNFGTVGSANREQLSTEFKQLSRELGRVIGNTQFNGKTVLNGSLSHTNFQIGANVNSTNQISVNVGNLLLTSGISAMALQGTGGAAATLSIGSGATSQNTRSVISTIDIAIKSLDTARATLGALQNRFTDTITNLQDSIANQSASRSRIRDTDFAATTSTLSKEQILQQAGTAMLAQANQSNQNVMQLLK, from the coding sequence ATGGCAATGATAATCACAACGAATATAGCTTCATTAAACTCCCAACGCTATTTGGATCAAACCCAAAATGCGTTGCAAACGGCTATGCAACAGTTGTCTTCGGGTTTACGTGTCAATTCAGCGGCGGATGACCCCTCCGGTTTAGCGATCAGTGATGGCATGACCTCACAAATTAACGGTATGACAGTGGCTGTACAGAATGCCAACGATGGTATTTCTATGGTACAAACTGCAGATGGGGCTATGGCATCTTTGACCAGTACCTTGCAAACCATGCGCGATCTGGCGGTACAAGCCTCAAACTTTGGTACCGTAGGTAGTGCAAATCGTGAACAACTTTCAACGGAGTTTAAACAATTAAGCCGCGAATTGGGACGTGTTATTGGTAATACCCAATTTAATGGTAAAACCGTTTTAAATGGTTCACTCAGCCATACCAATTTTCAAATCGGTGCAAATGTAAACTCGACCAATCAGATTTCGGTTAATGTAGGTAATCTATTGCTTACTTCCGGTATTAGTGCTATGGCGCTTCAGGGAACAGGAGGCGCAGCGGCAACACTCTCAATCGGGTCTGGAGCCACTTCGCAGAATACCAGAAGTGTCATTTCCACGATTGATATAGCCATTAAAAGTCTGGATACCGCACGCGCAACTCTGGGTGCTTTACAGAATCGTTTTACCGATACCATCACTAATTTGCAAGACTCTATTGCCAATCAATCGGCTTCTCGCTCTCGAATTCGGGATACTGATTTTGCGGCAACGACCTCAACATTAAGTAAGGAACAAATTTTGCAGCAGGCGGGTACGGCTATGCTGGCACAGGCTAATCAGTCGAACCAAAATGTGATGCAGTTATTGAAATAA
- a CDS encoding heavy metal translocating P-type ATPase produces the protein MNAEPTSLSPTDLRLSILGMRCAGCIAAVDTALRSVNGVTDVSVNFADHSANVSGSPEPELLKTALKAAGYDGAIMEGFEDPAEEEQQEMQRYQELLKKAAVAGALGIPLMLGAHLDWFPMMGTPEGTGFWTKVALITLLVMYYSGGHFYHSAIKLLRVKQANMDTLIALGTGAAWLYSCIVIDYSQLLPPMSAHAYFEASAVILAFINLGNALETRARGKTSSAIRALIGLQPRTARIVRDGQELDIAIDQVGLDETLRVRPGEKIAVDGVVLEGHSSVDEGMLTGEPIPVEKLPGSSVAAGTINQQGSFLFKATRIGRDTALAQIILSVRQAQNSKPELARLADKISSIFVPTVVVISAFTFMLWWIIGPDPALGYAFVTSMTVLVIACPCALGLATPISVMVAVGRAAQMGILIRKGEALQTAGKLTCVILDKTGTVTTGKPSVATIKAFGDYSEDQILQLAASLESGSEHPLAAALLNAATEKKLKLNKVRKFQAIAGHGITGRIADQTYWFGNQALLTTQQITTEEYQSTLESYAAEGQTPMLLAHEQTVIGIIAVADPIKTDSTAAIRELQRLGIRLLMVTGDNSITAQAIAKQAGLTEIRAQVLPADKAQVVKELQAQGEVVGMVGDGINDAPALAQADVGFAIGTGTDVAIESADIVLLLGSLLKVPEAIKLSKLTVKNIHQNLLGAFFYNTIGIPIAAGLLYPLFGILLNPMLAGAAMAMSSVTVVSNANRLRWIKLDK, from the coding sequence ATGAATGCAGAGCCAACCAGCCTATCACCCACAGATCTACGCTTATCCATACTTGGCATGCGTTGCGCTGGCTGTATTGCCGCAGTCGACACCGCTTTACGTTCTGTAAACGGCGTAACAGACGTCAGTGTCAATTTTGCTGATCACTCTGCCAATGTTTCAGGCAGTCCCGAACCGGAATTGCTGAAAACTGCATTAAAAGCCGCTGGCTACGATGGTGCCATCATGGAAGGCTTTGAAGACCCTGCGGAAGAAGAACAGCAGGAAATGCAGCGTTACCAGGAATTATTAAAAAAAGCGGCCGTTGCTGGTGCGCTGGGCATTCCGTTAATGTTGGGAGCACATTTGGATTGGTTTCCAATGATGGGTACGCCTGAGGGTACCGGATTTTGGACAAAAGTTGCCTTAATCACACTGTTAGTTATGTATTATTCCGGCGGACATTTTTACCACAGCGCCATTAAATTATTACGTGTTAAACAAGCCAATATGGACACACTGATAGCGCTGGGTACGGGAGCGGCATGGCTATATTCCTGCATCGTGATCGATTACTCACAACTATTACCACCCATGTCAGCGCATGCTTATTTTGAAGCATCAGCCGTCATTTTGGCTTTCATTAATCTTGGCAATGCCTTAGAGACGCGTGCACGTGGCAAAACTTCTTCCGCCATACGCGCCTTAATCGGCTTGCAGCCCCGTACCGCCAGAATCGTTAGGGACGGACAAGAACTGGATATTGCCATTGATCAGGTAGGACTTGACGAAACTTTACGAGTAAGGCCCGGCGAAAAAATTGCGGTTGACGGCGTAGTTTTAGAAGGTCATTCCAGCGTGGATGAAGGCATGCTGACAGGCGAGCCCATACCGGTAGAAAAACTGCCGGGCAGTAGCGTCGCCGCTGGCACTATCAATCAACAAGGCAGTTTTTTATTCAAGGCCACCCGCATAGGCCGGGATACAGCATTGGCACAAATCATTCTTAGTGTTCGCCAAGCGCAAAACAGCAAACCCGAACTAGCACGCTTGGCCGACAAAATATCCAGCATTTTTGTTCCAACCGTTGTCGTAATCTCGGCCTTTACTTTTATGCTGTGGTGGATAATAGGCCCCGATCCGGCACTAGGCTATGCCTTTGTTACCTCTATGACAGTTCTAGTCATCGCCTGCCCTTGTGCTTTAGGTTTGGCTACGCCCATTTCTGTCATGGTTGCCGTGGGTAGAGCTGCGCAAATGGGTATTTTAATTCGTAAAGGTGAAGCCCTGCAAACCGCTGGTAAACTGACGTGTGTCATTCTCGACAAAACAGGAACCGTCACAACGGGCAAACCCAGCGTAGCGACTATTAAAGCGTTTGGCGATTATAGTGAAGACCAAATTTTACAACTTGCGGCCAGCCTGGAATCAGGTTCGGAGCATCCGTTGGCTGCGGCACTGCTTAACGCGGCCACTGAAAAGAAACTGAAGTTAAACAAAGTCAGGAAATTTCAGGCGATTGCCGGACATGGAATTACTGGACGTATTGCCGATCAAACCTACTGGTTTGGTAATCAAGCTCTATTAACTACCCAACAAATAACCACTGAGGAATACCAATCCACTCTGGAAAGCTATGCTGCTGAGGGACAAACACCCATGTTATTGGCCCATGAGCAAACCGTTATCGGCATCATTGCGGTTGCTGATCCGATTAAAACAGATTCCACAGCAGCTATAAGAGAACTGCAACGACTGGGGATACGCTTATTAATGGTAACCGGAGATAATTCTATAACCGCTCAGGCTATTGCCAAACAGGCTGGCTTAACTGAAATACGCGCACAGGTATTACCCGCCGATAAAGCCCAGGTAGTAAAAGAATTGCAAGCACAAGGAGAAGTTGTGGGCATGGTCGGTGATGGTATTAATGACGCCCCTGCCCTGGCACAAGCAGATGTGGGTTTTGCCATTGGCACTGGTACCGACGTGGCTATTGAAAGCGCCGACATTGTGCTGTTACTGGGTTCGTTGCTAAAAGTACCGGAAGCGATAAAACTTTCAAAATTGACCGTAAAAAATATCCACCAAAATTTGTTGGGCGCATTTTTTTATAACACCATTGGCATTCCTATTGCTGCTGGCTTGCTATATCCGTTATTTGGAATTTTATTAAACCCCATGTTGGCTGGAGCGGCCATGGCCATGTCTTCGGTGACTGTAGTCAGTAATGCCAATCGCTTACGGTGGATTAAGCTGGATAAATAG